One Glandiceps talaboti chromosome 2, keGlaTala1.1, whole genome shotgun sequence genomic region harbors:
- the LOC144443731 gene encoding monocarboxylate transporter 13-like, translated as MTNSRQQPRVVDSPDGGWGWLIVVASFFVTFLMRGSEAAMTVVYVKFLDYFEAGSAVTSGIISVFTAANFSAGLIGAFLSKKYGFRKVAICGGALSFLSFLASSFANGVIYLYISLGIFAGSSFGLVLMPTMVSLGRYFKKRYVIASSLSLSGQGVGAFVMPPLCQFLLDHYGWRGTLMVFASISANMCVCAALLRPIHLITDVDERDKEVKMDSTVDDNSSKTCDNKTEDANISSEDALVDGARQLDDKSKHAGYFATLSMQQSEKERVE; from the exons ATGACGAACTCTCGTCAGCAACCGAGGGTGGTAGATTCCCCCGACGGAGGATGGGGATGGCTAATAGTGGTCGCATCTTTCTTCGTAACGTTCTTAATGCGAGGCAGTGAAGCAGCAATGACGGTTGTATACGTAAAATTCCTTGACTATTTCGAGGCAGGCAGCGCTGTGACATCTGGAATCATTTCTGTGTTTACTGCCGCTAATTTTAGCGCGG GTTTAATTGGGGCATTTCTTTCAAAGAAATATGGTTTCCGTAAAGTTGCCATTTGCGGTGGCGCACTATCATTTTTGTCATTCCTTGCAAGTTCTTTTGCTAATggtgtgatttatttgtatatcagtCTAGGAATTTTTGCAG gTAGTTCATTTGGGCTGGTCCTTATGCCAACAATGGTGTCACTGGGACGTTACTTTAAAAAACGCTACGTCATTGCAAGCAGTTTGTCACTTTCAGGTCAAGGTGTTGGAGCATTTGTAATGCCACCACTTTGTCAGTTTCTACTTGATCATTATGGTTGGAGAGGTACATTGATGGTATTTGCATCCATTTCGGCcaatatgtgtgtttgtgcagCGCTTCTCAGACCAATACACCTGATTACAGACGTTGACGAAAGAGATAAAGAAGTCAAAATGGATTCAACTGTGGACGACAACAGTAGCAAAACCTGTGACAATAAGACTGAAGACGCGAATATATCGTCGGAAGATGCACTGGTAGATGGCGCGAGACAACTTGATGACAAGAGTAAACATGCTGGT TATTTTGCCACTTTGTCGATGCAGCAATCAGAAAAGGAACGGGTGGAGTAG
- the LOC144443719 gene encoding monocarboxylate transporter 12-like, giving the protein MAVNKHSEKNTRKTELVEPPDGGWGWMITVAFFFTTLLTRGSEAAMSVVYVEFLGYFEGGGAVTSGIVSVFTAANFCAGSIGAILATKFGFRKVAMLGGVLSFSAFLASSFATGIIYLYISLGIFAGCSFGLVLMPSMVLMGHYFKRRYVIASSLSLAGQGVGAFIMPPLCQFLLDHYGWRGTLMIFAPISANMCVCAALLRPIHLQEEFNNEQASNDNVQMTLSDKSDTENSDGLENQGFGDTQINETRQEQRDTCTHQATDISQRREFEGLEIKEDKHSKISNKNENKPLEVFRETPLFAALLVSYFLYSFGSSIVFSHFVDAGIRKGTSHVDAAFLMSIMGIVTCICSIATGFLLDCCGIEGGRIYAHCLGFVVFAVATIIVPTANSYPMLVVISVVLGIGRGVFSALDPVCVKQVVGIQRITEGFAVTTFFVGLGFLSGPPLSGL; this is encoded by the exons ATGGCGGTCAATAAACACTCAGAGAAGAACACCCGTAAAACAGAGCTTGTAGAACCACCAGATGGAGGCTGGGGATGGATGATAACTGTGGCGTTTTTCTTCACTACCTTGTTAACGCGTGGAAGTGAAGCAGCAATGTCGGTTGTATACGTTGAATTTCTGGGCTATTTCGAAGGAGGCGGTGCTGTCACATCTGGAATTGTATCTGTATTTACAGCTGCTAATTTTTGTGCAG GTTCAATAGGTGCGATACTCGCCACGAAATTTGGTTTCCGAAAGGTTGCTATGCTTGGAGGCGTGTTATCGTTTTCGGCCTTCCTTGCAAGTTCTTTTGCCACTGGTATTATATACCTGTACATCAGCCTTGGTATTTTTGCAG GTTGTTCATTTGGACTGGTCCTTATGCCATCAATGGTGTTGATGGGACATTACTTCAAAAGGCGTTATGTCATTGCGAGTAGTTTGTCACTTGCAGGTCAGGGTGTGGGTGCATTTATAATGCCACCGCTTTGTCAGTTTCTACTTGATCATTATGGTTGGAGAGGTACATTGATGATATTTGCACCCATTTCGGCcaatatgtgtgtttgtgcagCACTTCTTAGACCAATACATCTACAGGAAGAGTTTAACAATGAACAGGCATCAAATGATAATGTACAGATGACTTTATCCGATAAAAGTGATACTGAAAACAGTGATGGGTTGGAAAACCAAGGATTCGGTGATACTCAGATTAACGAAACACGCCAAGAACAGAGGGACACGTGCACACATCAAGCTACTGATATTAGTCAAAGACGGGAATTCGAAGGTTTAGAAATCAAAGAAGACAAACATTCTAAGAtaagtaataagaatgaaaacAAACCACTAGAAGTTTTCCGAGAAACGCCGTTATTCGCAGCTTTGTTGGTTTCTTATTTCCTCTATTCTTTTGGCTCAAGCATCGTATTCAGTCATTTTGTCGATGCAGGAATCAGAAAAGGGACAAGTCATGTAGACGCAGCTTTCTTGATGTCAATTATGGGTATCGTAACTTGTATTTGTTCCATAGCTACCGGTTTTCTACTCGATTGCTGTGGAATTGAGGGGGGTAGGATCTACGCGCACTGTTTAGGCTTTGTAGTATTTGCAGTCGCAACGATTATTGTACCAACCGCAAACTCTTACCCTATGTTGGTGGTAATCTCTGTCGTTCTTGGAATAGGCCGTGGTGTATTTTCAGCGTTGGATCCCGTGTGTGTTAAACAGGTTGTTGGTATACAAAGAATAACTGAAGGATTCGCTGTTACTACCTTCTTTGTTGGTTTGGGATTTCTAAGTGGTCCGCCATTATCAGGTTTGTGA
- the LOC144453798 gene encoding monocarboxylate transporter 9-like, with protein sequence MSEGFGIAIFVSGFGFLTGPPLSGYFFDKTDSYNLSFYFTTGVLICGSLIMAIPQKCFGTSAKNKNKEAHI encoded by the exons ATGTCAGAGGGCTTTGGTATTGCAATCTTCGTTAGCGGTTTCGGATTCCTTACCGGTCCACCATTATCAG GTTACTTTTTTGACAAGACTGACTCGTACAACTTGTCGTTTTATTTTACTACGGGAGTATTGATATGTGGATCGTTAATCATGGCAATTCCACAGAAGTGTTTTGGTACAAGTGCGAAGAATAAGAATAAAGAAGCACATATATAG